A stretch of the Argentina anserina chromosome 6, drPotAnse1.1, whole genome shotgun sequence genome encodes the following:
- the LOC126797868 gene encoding E3 ubiquitin-protein ligase HAKAI homolog, with amino-acid sequence MLQTQTPMLIRLKTVAPTEGSPGPKHLPTETATAACPDHLILADLPVAKGIGSATSAYLVKTVGRRSRRQLGERVHFCVRCDFPIAIYGRLSPCEHAFCLDCARSDSICYLCDERIQKIQTIKMMEGIFICAAPHCLKSFLKRSEFESHIHETHAHLLQPNAEKMMDGNESEARSKSQVAASESTARAPPRPVFSPNSNSQFHDRDDKVRLQREQSLPRPVMQPTPPPGFGQIQNNPPDLCRPPGFDRPLPQNLYHQQSFDTSGAPMQESGQFSDKQQGMTSETPYSEYPPMHSTQPPNYAVPMSSNQVQMMPTLQFGYPYPVDGSQPFYNAPYQMVRQDSGQDVGQEQGSLLGFPPGSVPNMNFAAGYPQTWNAGQAGVPFEQATPGGQGASDGFPNSSDPQGNVAYYQGGMPFNPQQMTNKAMEQPSQGGNAMDNNGITASQPLPPPPPVSQLKRKFYGDTGRDGQS; translated from the exons ATGCTTCAGACTCAGACTCCGATGCTGATCCGATTAAAGACGGTTGCACCAACCGAGGGCTCTCCCGGACCTAAACACTTGCCCACCGAGACCGCCACCGCCGCGTGCCCTGACCACCTCATCCTCGCCGACCTCCCCGTCGCCAAGGGCATTGGCTCCGCCACTTCCGCTTATCTCGTCAAGACTGTCGGCCGCCGCTCCCGCCGTCAGCTCGGCGAGCGCGTCCACTTTTGCGTTCGCTGCGATTTCCCGATTGCTATCTATGGAAGACTG AGCCCTTGTGAACATGCTTTTTGCTTGGATTGTGCTCGTAGTGATTCAATCTGCTACCT TTGTGATGAACGTATTCAGAAGATTCAGACTATTAAAATGATGGAGGGGATCTTCATTTGTGCTGCCCCCCACTGTCTCAAATCATTTCTAAAGAGGAGTGAATTTGAATCTCACATCCATGAGACTCATGCCCACCTTCTACAGCCAAATGCGGAGAAAATGATGGATGGAAATGAATCAGAAGCCCGAAGTAAAAGCCAAGTTGCGGCATCTGAATCCACTGCTCGTGCTCCACCAAGGCCAGTCTTTTCTCCCAATTCAAATTCCCAGTTCCATGACCGTGATGACAAAGTTCGTCTTCAACGAGAACAATCACTTCCCAGGCCAGTCATGCAGCCTACACCACCGCCAGGTTTTGGACAAATTCAGAATAATCCACCAGATCTCTGCCGACCACCAGGCTTTGACAGACCTCTTCCCCAAAATCTCTACCATCAACAAAGTTTTGATACATCCGGTGCTCCAATGCAGGAGTCTGGTCAGTTTTCAGATAAGCAGCAAGGAATGACATCCGAAACTCCCTATTCTGAATACCCACCCATGCATTCTACCCAGCCTCCCAATTATGCAGTTCCAATGAGTTCCAATCAAGTACAGATGATGCCTACCCTTCAGTTTGGCTATCCTTACCCAGTTGATGGATCTCAACCATTCTATAATGCTCCTTATCAGATGGTACGACAGGATTCTGGACAGGATGTGGGACAAGAACAGGGGTCGTTGTTGGGTTTTCCCCCAGGTTCAGTACCTAACATGAACTTTGCAGCTGGTTACCCACAAACTTGGAATGCAGGACAGGCTGGTGTTCCTTTTGAACAAGCTACACCAGGGGGTCAAGGAGCTTCGGATGGTTTCCCCAACTCCTCAGATCCTCAAGGAAATGTTGCATATTATCAAGGCGGCATGCCTTTCAATCCTCAGCAGATGACAAACAAAGCAATGGAACAACCATCCCAGGGTGGTAATGCTATGGATAACAATGGTATAACAGCTTCACAGCCACTTCCTCCGCCTCCTCCAGTATCACAGCTCAAACGCAAGTTTTATGGTGACACAGGTCGAGATGGCCAGAGCTAG
- the LOC126798002 gene encoding putative disease resistance protein RGA3 isoform X2 gives MAEFLTFGAQELLRKVASLAAQEFNLVWGFNGEITKLRESLVMLEAMLQDAEHPRQNQGEAVKIWLKKLENMAQQADDVLDDYGYELLRRKVQVRSQMKKMVQDFFSLSNPVVFRVKMAHKIKKINSSLDELTKKASAIGLVVNLSLDATTSHGITIDRETYSIVKQDENNIIGRDDVVADAVQTLIKSNPKQESNLSVMAIVGMGGLGKTTLAKSIYHESEIGRHFKKKIWICVSTIFEVRSILRGILESLEPEKAAVRAIDAICKAVQEELKGKRYLLILDDVWNEDAQKWSDLMSCLLRITDARGCSIIVTTRSAKVAKIVETLPRCDLRKLSDDGCWLILKDKAVPDKSIPIHEDQEKIGREIAKKCGGIPLVAKVLGNIMRSKTSDGWNSIVNSKIWEISEEEERIMSILKLSFDELKCSSLKQCFAYCSMFIKDFEMDKADLIQLWMAQGWLHSTTADMEMEDRGNEYFNILSEKSLFQDVETDYNGNTSCKMHDLVHDLAERVSNMTHLRSLFSKGEALGSALLTVRSLRVLNLYEADIDKLPSSIGKLTHLRYLNVMKTNVRAFPRSIGQLYYLETFKMPYHVEEFPKMIAHMINLRYVYFGKHAMVPAGILGTLTNLRSLPLLKVGEETGPRIEELGGLNHLRDTLSIYDLEHVRNGEEAAKAKLVDKKHIRKLTLDWKLSRASNNVDNEDDVLEGLKPHCNLESLNIQGFMGCKFPSWLLLASNLKDIELAGCNKCERVPTLGHLPNLRHVKIANMQNLRCLGSEFYGYDQISGSTTSDEGNTLFPKLRSLHIDNAENLIDWMEAAEVMLIAERVTVFPCLENLMLWNCKQLQSAPSHFPSLKWLQIRGMNSGGIPIASILSSSLTTLTSLTLDNVRGLACLPESLLENNQNLEYLFIADCPELTGIVTPQSRCRASLRDVCISGCPKLRCLPDNGLLHPLSLKNLDIYHCSSLESIPIPEQGGLPSLEKLKIINCAELSSLPDGIQHCTSLRGLEIRSCPKIKSIPIPSEGFPSLGRLWLEQCAGLSSLPSGLGGCISLEDLSVTECPKVTSVPFDSLNTTLRYLRVDNLESLPNLLCRFTSLRLLGIKKCQSTGIDLKIPVSLKELTIEECPNLETVPSLDKLTSLRRLQISNCSRLTCLPSGLAFTRLKWLNIGPFCHELDSFPALQVLPQLEELEIYGWPKLKSLPEQIQHLTSLKELWIFDFEGVEAIPEWLGNLASLTNLLIRRCKNLKYLPSVQAMRSLTKLEELTIVECSLLKERCREESGPEWPKISHIPELDVR, from the exons ATGGCTGAATTTCTCACTTTTGGTGCTCAAGAATTGCTGAGGAAAGTGGCTTCACTTGCAGCCCAAGAGTTCAATCTCGTATGGGGATTCAACGGAGAGATAACAAAGCTGCGTGAGTCACTGGTCATGCTTGAAGCTATGCTACAAGATGCAGAACATCCGCGACAAAATCAGGGAGAGGCTGTGAAGATCTGGTTGAAGAAGCTTGAAAACATGGCTCAACAGGCTGATGATGTTTTGGATGACTATGGATATGAGCTTCTTCGGCGTAAGGTGCAAGTGCGGAGCCAGATGAAGAAAATGGTGCAAGATTTCTTTTCACTCTCCAATCCAGTTGTATTTCGTGTTAAAATGGCACATAAAATTAAGAAGATCAACTCCTCTTTGGATGAGTTGACTAAGAAGGCAAGTGCTATTGGCTTAGTTGTTAATCTATCCTTAGATGCAACAACTTCCCATGGTATAACCATTGACAGGGAAACCTACTCTATCGTGAAACAAGATGAAAACAATATCATTGGAAGGGACGATGTTGTGGCAGATGCAGTTCAAACCCTGATCAAATCAAACCCAAAACAAGAAAGTAATCTTTCTGTTATGGCCATTGTTGGTATGGGGGGCCTTGGCAAGACAACTTTGGCTAAATCAATATATCATGAATCTGAGATAGGTAGGCACTTTAAGAAAAAGATATGGATATGTGTATCCACAATTTTTGAAGTCCGTTCAATTTTGAGAGGGATCCTGGAATCTCTTGAACCAGAAAAAGCTGCAGTGCGAGCTATAGATGCAATTTGTAAAGCTGTCCAAGAAGAGTTGAAGGGAAAGAGATATCTTCTCATACTTGATGATGTATGGAACGAAGATGCTCAAAAATGGAGTGACTTGATGAGTTGTTTGTTAAGAATCACTGATGCTCGAGGATGCAGCATCATTGTTACTACTCGTAGTGCCAAAGTTGCAAAAATAGTGGAGACCCTTCCTAGATGTGATTTGAGAAAACTTTCAGATGATGGATGTTGGCTCATATTAAAGGATAAGGCGGTGCCAGACAAAAGTATTCCTATACatgaagatcaagagaaaatTGGAAGGGAGATTGCGAAAAAATGTGGAGGTATACCATTAGTTGCAAAG GTTTTAGGAAACATTATGCGTTCTAAAACAAGCGATGGATGGAATTCAATTGTTAATAGTAAAATTTGGGAGAtatcagaagaagaagaaagaatcaTGTCGATTTTGAAGTTGAGTTTTGATGAATTGAAATGTTCATCATTGAAACAGTGTTTTGCATACTGCTCAATGTTCATTAAAGATTTTGAGATGGACAAGGCTGACTTGATTCAACTTTGGATGGCTCAAGGATGGCTTCATTCCACCACAGCTGATATGGAGATGGAGGATAGAGGTAACGAGTATTTTAACATCTTATCAGAAAAGTCCCTTTTTCAAGATGTTGAAACGGATTACAATGGTAATACGAGTTGTAAGATGCACGATCTTGTGCATGACCTTGCAGAACGTGTATCAAACATGACACACTTGCGCTCTCTGTTTTCAAAGGGAGAAGCACTTGGGAGTGCCTTGCTTACTGTTAGATCTTTACGTGTGTTAAATTTATATGAGGCGGACATCGACAAGCTGCCGAGTTCAATTGGAAAGTTGACACACTTGAGGTATCTGAATGTTATGAAGACTAATGTCAGAGCATTTCCAAGATCTATCGGTCAGCTTTATTACCTTGAGACGTTTAAAATGCCTTATCATGTTGAAGAGTTCCCGAAGATGATTGCTCATATGATTAACTTGAGATATGTTTATTTTGGTAAACATGCAATGGTTCCAGCTGGGATATTGGGAACGTTGACGAATCTCAGATCATTACCTTTACTAAAGGTGGGCGAGGAAACTGGGCCTAGGATTGAGGAACTCGGTGGGTTAAACCATTTGAGAGACACCTTATCTATCTATGATCTGGAGCATGTAAGAAATGGAGAAGAAGCAGCGAAAGCGAAGTTGGTCGATAAGAAACACATAAGAAAGTTGACTCTTGACTGGAAGCTCAGTAGAGCAAGCAACAATGTCGACAATGAGGATGATGTACTTGAAGGCCTGAAACCACATTGTAATCTGGAAAGTTTAAACATCCAGGGGTTCATGGGTTGTAAGTTTCCATCATGGTTATTGCTTGCCAGCAACTTGAAAGATATTGAATTAGCAGGGTGCAACAAATGCGAAAGAGTCCCAACACTAGGCCATCTGCCCAATCTTAGACATGTTAAGATTGCCAACATGCAGAACCTAAGGTGCTTGGGGTCAGAGTTTTATGGTTACGATCAGATCTCTGGTTCAACAACAAGTGATGAGGGAAATACTCTGTTTCCTAAATTGAGGTCATTGCATATCGATAATGCCGAGAATCTAATAGATTGGATGGAAGCAGCGGAAGTGATGCTAATTGCAGAAAGAGTAACTGTGTTTCCCTGTCTTGAAAACCTCATGCTGTGGAACTGTAAGCAACTGCAAAGTGCTCCCAGTCATTTTCCATCTCTAAAATGGTTGCAGATTAGAGGCATGAACAGCGGAGGCATTCCAATAGCAAGTATTCTGAGCAGTAGTCTGACCACTCTCACTTCTCTAACTCTAGACAATGTGAGGGGACTTGCTTGTCTGCCGGAAAGCTTGTTAGAAAACAATCAGAATCTTGAATATTTGTTTATAGCGGATTGTCCGGAGTTAACTGGTATTGTTACTCCCCAATCACGCTGCCGTGCATCTCTTCGGGATGTATGTATTAGTGGGTGTCCTAAGCTGAGGTGTTTACCTGATAATGGGCTATTACACCCACTCTCTCTCAAGAATTTGGACATATATCATTGCTCCAGTCTAGAGTCCATTCCAATCCCTGAGCAAGGTGGCCTCCCATCTCTCGAAAAATTGAAGATCATTAATTGTGCCGAGTTATCCAGTCTCCCTGACGGGATACAACACTGCACATCTCTTCGAGGATTGGAGATACGGAGCTGCCCGAAGATAAAGTCCATTCCAATTCCATCAGAGGGCTTCCCATCACTTGGTCGGCTATGGCTTGAGCAGTGTGCTGGATTATCAAGCTTGCCGAGTGGGCTAGGCGGCTGCATCTCTCTTGAGGATTTGTCCGTAACAGAGTGCCCTAAGGTGACTTCCGTTCCATTTGACAGTCTCAATACAACTCTTCGATACTTGAGGGTAGATAATTTGGAGTCTCTTCCTAATCTACTCTGTCGCTTCACATCCCTCCGTCTATTGGGAATCAAGAAATGTCAAAGTACAGGTATTGATCTTAAAATCCCCGTCTCTCTTAAGGAGTTGACAATAGAAGAGTGTCCTAATCTAGAGACTGTTCCGAGTTTAGACAAGCTCACCTCCCTCCGTAGACTGCAAATCAGCAATTGTTCGCGATTAACTTGCCTACCCAGTGGGTTAGCATTCACCCGTCTCAAGTGGTTGAATATTGGTCCGTTCTGCCATGAGCTGGATTCATTCCCTGCTCTTCAGGTTCTACCACAACTTGAAGAATTAGAGATTTACGGGTGGCCTAAGCTCAAGTCTCTGCCTGAACAAATTCAACACTTGACGTCTTTGAAGGAGTTGTGGATATTTGACTTTGAGGGAGTGGAGGCTATTCCAGAATGGTTGGGAAACCTTGCATCTCTTACAAACCTATTGATTAGGCGCTGCAAGAATCTGAAGTATCTACCATCCGTCCAAGCTATGCGCAGCCTCACCAAATTAGAGGAGCTAACTATCGTGGAGTGTTCCCTTCTAAAAGAAAGATGCAGAGAGGAGAGCGGCCCAGAGTGGCCTAAGATTTCTCATATTCCAGAACTCGATG TTCGTTGA
- the LOC126798002 gene encoding putative disease resistance protein RGA3 isoform X1 codes for MAEFLTFGAQELLRKVASLAAQEFNLVWGFNGEITKLRESLVMLEAMLQDAEHPRQNQGEAVKIWLKKLENMAQQADDVLDDYGYELLRRKVQVRSQMKKMVQDFFSLSNPVVFRVKMAHKIKKINSSLDELTKKASAIGLVVNLSLDATTSHGITIDRETYSIVKQDENNIIGRDDVVADAVQTLIKSNPKQESNLSVMAIVGMGGLGKTTLAKSIYHESEIGRHFKKKIWICVSTIFEVRSILRGILESLEPEKAAVRAIDAICKAVQEELKGKRYLLILDDVWNEDAQKWSDLMSCLLRITDARGCSIIVTTRSAKVAKIVETLPRCDLRKLSDDGCWLILKDKAVPDKSIPIHEDQEKIGREIAKKCGGIPLVAKVLGNIMRSKTSDGWNSIVNSKIWEISEEEERIMSILKLSFDELKCSSLKQCFAYCSMFIKDFEMDKADLIQLWMAQGWLHSTTADMEMEDRGNEYFNILSEKSLFQDVETDYNGNTSCKMHDLVHDLAERVSNMTHLRSLFSKGEALGSALLTVRSLRVLNLYEADIDKLPSSIGKLTHLRYLNVMKTNVRAFPRSIGQLYYLETFKMPYHVEEFPKMIAHMINLRYVYFGKHAMVPAGILGTLTNLRSLPLLKVGEETGPRIEELGGLNHLRDTLSIYDLEHVRNGEEAAKAKLVDKKHIRKLTLDWKLSRASNNVDNEDDVLEGLKPHCNLESLNIQGFMGCKFPSWLLLASNLKDIELAGCNKCERVPTLGHLPNLRHVKIANMQNLRCLGSEFYGYDQISGSTTSDEGNTLFPKLRSLHIDNAENLIDWMEAAEVMLIAERVTVFPCLENLMLWNCKQLQSAPSHFPSLKWLQIRGMNSGGIPIASILSSSLTTLTSLTLDNVRGLACLPESLLENNQNLEYLFIADCPELTGIVTPQSRCRASLRDVCISGCPKLRCLPDNGLLHPLSLKNLDIYHCSSLESIPIPEQGGLPSLEKLKIINCAELSSLPDGIQHCTSLRGLEIRSCPKIKSIPIPSEGFPSLGRLWLEQCAGLSSLPSGLGGCISLEDLSVTECPKVTSVPFDSLNTTLRYLRVDNLESLPNLLCRFTSLRLLGIKKCQSTGIDLKIPVSLKELTIEECPNLETVPSLDKLTSLRRLQISNCSRLTCLPSGLAFTRLKWLNIGPFCHELDSFPALQVLPQLEELEIYGWPKLKSLPEQIQHLTSLKELWIFDFEGVEAIPEWLGNLASLTNLLIRRCKNLKYLPSVQAMRSLTKLEELTIVECSLLKERCREESGPEWPKISHIPELDGNSFSSLSQVLRSCMLYFQVNVDALL; via the exons ATGGCTGAATTTCTCACTTTTGGTGCTCAAGAATTGCTGAGGAAAGTGGCTTCACTTGCAGCCCAAGAGTTCAATCTCGTATGGGGATTCAACGGAGAGATAACAAAGCTGCGTGAGTCACTGGTCATGCTTGAAGCTATGCTACAAGATGCAGAACATCCGCGACAAAATCAGGGAGAGGCTGTGAAGATCTGGTTGAAGAAGCTTGAAAACATGGCTCAACAGGCTGATGATGTTTTGGATGACTATGGATATGAGCTTCTTCGGCGTAAGGTGCAAGTGCGGAGCCAGATGAAGAAAATGGTGCAAGATTTCTTTTCACTCTCCAATCCAGTTGTATTTCGTGTTAAAATGGCACATAAAATTAAGAAGATCAACTCCTCTTTGGATGAGTTGACTAAGAAGGCAAGTGCTATTGGCTTAGTTGTTAATCTATCCTTAGATGCAACAACTTCCCATGGTATAACCATTGACAGGGAAACCTACTCTATCGTGAAACAAGATGAAAACAATATCATTGGAAGGGACGATGTTGTGGCAGATGCAGTTCAAACCCTGATCAAATCAAACCCAAAACAAGAAAGTAATCTTTCTGTTATGGCCATTGTTGGTATGGGGGGCCTTGGCAAGACAACTTTGGCTAAATCAATATATCATGAATCTGAGATAGGTAGGCACTTTAAGAAAAAGATATGGATATGTGTATCCACAATTTTTGAAGTCCGTTCAATTTTGAGAGGGATCCTGGAATCTCTTGAACCAGAAAAAGCTGCAGTGCGAGCTATAGATGCAATTTGTAAAGCTGTCCAAGAAGAGTTGAAGGGAAAGAGATATCTTCTCATACTTGATGATGTATGGAACGAAGATGCTCAAAAATGGAGTGACTTGATGAGTTGTTTGTTAAGAATCACTGATGCTCGAGGATGCAGCATCATTGTTACTACTCGTAGTGCCAAAGTTGCAAAAATAGTGGAGACCCTTCCTAGATGTGATTTGAGAAAACTTTCAGATGATGGATGTTGGCTCATATTAAAGGATAAGGCGGTGCCAGACAAAAGTATTCCTATACatgaagatcaagagaaaatTGGAAGGGAGATTGCGAAAAAATGTGGAGGTATACCATTAGTTGCAAAG GTTTTAGGAAACATTATGCGTTCTAAAACAAGCGATGGATGGAATTCAATTGTTAATAGTAAAATTTGGGAGAtatcagaagaagaagaaagaatcaTGTCGATTTTGAAGTTGAGTTTTGATGAATTGAAATGTTCATCATTGAAACAGTGTTTTGCATACTGCTCAATGTTCATTAAAGATTTTGAGATGGACAAGGCTGACTTGATTCAACTTTGGATGGCTCAAGGATGGCTTCATTCCACCACAGCTGATATGGAGATGGAGGATAGAGGTAACGAGTATTTTAACATCTTATCAGAAAAGTCCCTTTTTCAAGATGTTGAAACGGATTACAATGGTAATACGAGTTGTAAGATGCACGATCTTGTGCATGACCTTGCAGAACGTGTATCAAACATGACACACTTGCGCTCTCTGTTTTCAAAGGGAGAAGCACTTGGGAGTGCCTTGCTTACTGTTAGATCTTTACGTGTGTTAAATTTATATGAGGCGGACATCGACAAGCTGCCGAGTTCAATTGGAAAGTTGACACACTTGAGGTATCTGAATGTTATGAAGACTAATGTCAGAGCATTTCCAAGATCTATCGGTCAGCTTTATTACCTTGAGACGTTTAAAATGCCTTATCATGTTGAAGAGTTCCCGAAGATGATTGCTCATATGATTAACTTGAGATATGTTTATTTTGGTAAACATGCAATGGTTCCAGCTGGGATATTGGGAACGTTGACGAATCTCAGATCATTACCTTTACTAAAGGTGGGCGAGGAAACTGGGCCTAGGATTGAGGAACTCGGTGGGTTAAACCATTTGAGAGACACCTTATCTATCTATGATCTGGAGCATGTAAGAAATGGAGAAGAAGCAGCGAAAGCGAAGTTGGTCGATAAGAAACACATAAGAAAGTTGACTCTTGACTGGAAGCTCAGTAGAGCAAGCAACAATGTCGACAATGAGGATGATGTACTTGAAGGCCTGAAACCACATTGTAATCTGGAAAGTTTAAACATCCAGGGGTTCATGGGTTGTAAGTTTCCATCATGGTTATTGCTTGCCAGCAACTTGAAAGATATTGAATTAGCAGGGTGCAACAAATGCGAAAGAGTCCCAACACTAGGCCATCTGCCCAATCTTAGACATGTTAAGATTGCCAACATGCAGAACCTAAGGTGCTTGGGGTCAGAGTTTTATGGTTACGATCAGATCTCTGGTTCAACAACAAGTGATGAGGGAAATACTCTGTTTCCTAAATTGAGGTCATTGCATATCGATAATGCCGAGAATCTAATAGATTGGATGGAAGCAGCGGAAGTGATGCTAATTGCAGAAAGAGTAACTGTGTTTCCCTGTCTTGAAAACCTCATGCTGTGGAACTGTAAGCAACTGCAAAGTGCTCCCAGTCATTTTCCATCTCTAAAATGGTTGCAGATTAGAGGCATGAACAGCGGAGGCATTCCAATAGCAAGTATTCTGAGCAGTAGTCTGACCACTCTCACTTCTCTAACTCTAGACAATGTGAGGGGACTTGCTTGTCTGCCGGAAAGCTTGTTAGAAAACAATCAGAATCTTGAATATTTGTTTATAGCGGATTGTCCGGAGTTAACTGGTATTGTTACTCCCCAATCACGCTGCCGTGCATCTCTTCGGGATGTATGTATTAGTGGGTGTCCTAAGCTGAGGTGTTTACCTGATAATGGGCTATTACACCCACTCTCTCTCAAGAATTTGGACATATATCATTGCTCCAGTCTAGAGTCCATTCCAATCCCTGAGCAAGGTGGCCTCCCATCTCTCGAAAAATTGAAGATCATTAATTGTGCCGAGTTATCCAGTCTCCCTGACGGGATACAACACTGCACATCTCTTCGAGGATTGGAGATACGGAGCTGCCCGAAGATAAAGTCCATTCCAATTCCATCAGAGGGCTTCCCATCACTTGGTCGGCTATGGCTTGAGCAGTGTGCTGGATTATCAAGCTTGCCGAGTGGGCTAGGCGGCTGCATCTCTCTTGAGGATTTGTCCGTAACAGAGTGCCCTAAGGTGACTTCCGTTCCATTTGACAGTCTCAATACAACTCTTCGATACTTGAGGGTAGATAATTTGGAGTCTCTTCCTAATCTACTCTGTCGCTTCACATCCCTCCGTCTATTGGGAATCAAGAAATGTCAAAGTACAGGTATTGATCTTAAAATCCCCGTCTCTCTTAAGGAGTTGACAATAGAAGAGTGTCCTAATCTAGAGACTGTTCCGAGTTTAGACAAGCTCACCTCCCTCCGTAGACTGCAAATCAGCAATTGTTCGCGATTAACTTGCCTACCCAGTGGGTTAGCATTCACCCGTCTCAAGTGGTTGAATATTGGTCCGTTCTGCCATGAGCTGGATTCATTCCCTGCTCTTCAGGTTCTACCACAACTTGAAGAATTAGAGATTTACGGGTGGCCTAAGCTCAAGTCTCTGCCTGAACAAATTCAACACTTGACGTCTTTGAAGGAGTTGTGGATATTTGACTTTGAGGGAGTGGAGGCTATTCCAGAATGGTTGGGAAACCTTGCATCTCTTACAAACCTATTGATTAGGCGCTGCAAGAATCTGAAGTATCTACCATCCGTCCAAGCTATGCGCAGCCTCACCAAATTAGAGGAGCTAACTATCGTGGAGTGTTCCCTTCTAAAAGAAAGATGCAGAGAGGAGAGCGGCCCAGAGTGGCCTAAGATTTCTCATATTCCAGAACTCGATGGTAActccttttcttctctttctcaagtATTGCGAAGTTGCATGCTCTATTTTCAAGTCAACGTTGATGCATTACTCTAG
- the LOC126798017 gene encoding mitochondrial uncoupling protein 1-like, whose amino-acid sequence MTSDNRKPNLSFARSYTSSAFSACFAELCTIPFDCAKVRLQLQTQGFAVAGGNVMALPKYRGMLHTVGTVAREEGAAALWKGVTAGLHRQCIYGGLRLSLYEPIKTLYVGEDFVGDVPFVKKILAALTLGAIAITMANPTDLVKVRLQAEGRLPPGMPRRYTGSLNAYSTILRQEGVGALWTGIGPNLTRNSVVNAAELVSYDTVKQTLLKLPGFDDNVGTHLLSSMGAGLIAVSVGSPVDVVKSRMMGNTGAYRNTLDCIFKTLKNEGPLAFYKGFFAYYSRLGSWNVIMFLTLEQVKKFMRNLESN is encoded by the exons ATGACGTCCGATAACAGGAAACCCAACCTTTCGTTCGCCAGAAGTTATACCAGCAGTGCCTTCTCCGCTTGTTTTGCTGAG CTCTGTACTATTCCGTTCGACTGTGCTAAAGTCAGGCTTCAGCTCCAAACGCAAGGCTTTGCGGTTGCAGGTGGTAATGTGATGGCCTTACCTAAATACAGGGGTATGCTGCACACAGTTGGTACTGTGGCTAGGGAAGAAGGTGCAGCGGCCCTATGGAAAGGAGTGACAGCAGGATTGCATCGTCAGTGCATATATGGTGGTTTGCGGCTTTCATTGTATGAACCT ATTAAGACGTTATATGTGGGAGAAGACTTCGTTGGAGATGTTccttttgtaaagaaaattcTCGCTGCCCTGACAT TAGGTGCCATCGCAATCACAATGGCAAATCCAACTGATCTTGTAAAAGTTAGACTTCAAGCTGAGGGAAGATTGCCACCAGGCATGCCTAGGCGCTATACTGGCTCACTGAACGCGTATTCCACCATTTTGAGACAG GAGGGAGTAGGGGCTCTCTGGACTGGAATTGGACCTAACCTTACACGTAATTCTGTTGTTAATGCTGCTGAACTTGTCAGTTATGATACTGTGAAGCAG ACACTTTTGAAACTTCCCGGGTTTGACGACAATGTTGGCACTCATCTTCTGTCTAGTATGGGGGCAGGTTTAATTGCCGTCTCCGTTGGCTCACCAGTTGATGTG GTTAAGTCAAGAATGATGGGAAATACTGGTGCTTACAGAAACACGCTTGATTGTATCTTTAAAACTTTGAAGAACGAA GGACCTTTGGCCTTTTATAAGGGCTTCTTCGCATATTATAGTCGTCTAGGATCTTGGAATGTGATCATGTTTCTAACACTTGAGCAG GTTAAGAAGTTTATGAGAAACTTAGAATCAAATTGA